One segment of Methylocella silvestris BL2 DNA contains the following:
- a CDS encoding xanthine dehydrogenase family protein molybdopterin-binding subunit: MEASRRKFLKLAAISGITLGVSRLALADSSAFLAHETLPGRGVWKPAAGRVDGVAKATGAKLYASDFRASDLPGWPANTSHALLARAADATHVYVGFDLTRLGKDAQPSVVVTAEDLARIGARAPEFYAGDLLCPVGKTPSYLGQPAALLIFETFDAFDRARLVLRDGDFLKFGAETGPVDVPNYGAFRFTRVAGATPDAPDIYSPLQEGWISPGLLESSGRPIWKPMPVAKGGEYVKGATYGEAIRARLAGDDPAVLTLDRQFETQSVDPMFLEPECGLAWYDPHAANLEIVLGVQSPFEATEALAFLLGEAKADFKPKNIDAQFAYIGGGFGGRDHTPFPLYVALAAMFYPGHAVRLAHDRLQQFQGGVKRHAIKMRSQIGVDRASGLITAFAADHVLDGGGLMNYSISVAVVAATGAIGIYDIPKVDVTTVAVHSRGVTAGSMRGYGTLQTMTALEVLVDEAAAALPIDPIEFRRRNALRPGGRTMTGNPYSVSVRTQEILDKLDKHPIWRTRVEEKARPKPGFVVGVGVACSAKDYGTGADCTLGSIEIDPNGRISIHGDAVEMGNGIGTALANRAALHVGGIADEVTVAQVDVFDALELTTSGDAYTITQTAQDEAAKNPRWVPAISSATSASIGAHVGTQAVAEAARIIFRFGLWPAALSLWGIESTDPRAKQSDEAYWQGETLIMTGLSPLPLSAIAAKAHAQKGVTGAMAHAFSRWAWAQGVFNIAGEDWTADIDALAVRYGGGKFTRLHRKMVAFPPTDYNRIGTAFSSLCGTLVRIEIERATGALHIARAYSVLECGKVLVPEVVLGQAQGGFAMGVGYTLLETLPPFEDGPGNGQWNLGQYVVARGSDLPLHDLEIEILPPLASNEPPKGMAEVVMIPVVPALLNAIFDATGRRFQSLPVTQDMLKQALA; the protein is encoded by the coding sequence ATAGAGGCCTCGCGACGAAAATTCCTGAAATTGGCCGCCATCAGCGGCATCACGCTTGGCGTTTCGCGCCTCGCCCTGGCTGACTCATCCGCTTTTCTGGCGCATGAAACGCTGCCGGGAAGAGGCGTTTGGAAGCCGGCGGCCGGGCGCGTCGACGGCGTCGCCAAGGCGACCGGCGCCAAGCTCTATGCTTCCGACTTCCGGGCCTCCGATCTTCCCGGTTGGCCGGCCAACACCTCGCATGCTCTCCTGGCGCGCGCAGCGGACGCAACCCATGTTTATGTAGGCTTCGACCTGACGCGGCTGGGCAAGGATGCACAGCCTTCGGTCGTGGTGACGGCCGAGGATCTCGCGCGAATTGGCGCGCGCGCGCCGGAATTCTATGCCGGGGATCTCCTCTGCCCGGTGGGCAAGACCCCGTCTTATCTCGGCCAGCCGGCGGCTTTGCTGATTTTCGAGACGTTCGACGCCTTCGATCGAGCGCGGCTCGTTTTGCGCGACGGCGATTTCCTAAAATTCGGCGCTGAAACCGGCCCGGTGGACGTCCCAAATTATGGCGCGTTCCGTTTCACCCGCGTGGCCGGCGCGACGCCGGACGCCCCCGATATCTATTCGCCGCTGCAGGAAGGCTGGATAAGCCCCGGCCTCCTCGAGAGCTCTGGGCGGCCGATCTGGAAGCCGATGCCGGTCGCCAAGGGCGGTGAATATGTCAAGGGCGCTACCTATGGCGAGGCGATCCGCGCGCGGCTTGCCGGCGATGACCCGGCCGTCCTGACGCTCGACCGTCAATTCGAGACGCAGTCGGTGGATCCGATGTTCCTCGAGCCCGAATGCGGGCTTGCGTGGTATGACCCGCATGCCGCGAACCTGGAAATCGTGCTGGGCGTGCAATCGCCGTTCGAAGCGACTGAGGCGCTCGCGTTCCTGCTCGGCGAAGCGAAGGCCGATTTCAAGCCGAAAAACATCGACGCCCAATTCGCCTATATTGGCGGGGGCTTTGGCGGCCGCGACCACACGCCGTTTCCGCTCTACGTGGCGCTGGCGGCGATGTTCTATCCGGGCCATGCGGTTCGCCTCGCGCATGACCGCCTTCAACAGTTTCAAGGCGGCGTCAAACGCCACGCGATCAAGATGCGGTCGCAGATCGGCGTCGATCGGGCAAGCGGACTGATCACGGCGTTCGCGGCCGACCACGTCCTCGATGGCGGCGGCCTGATGAACTATTCGATCAGCGTCGCCGTTGTGGCCGCAACCGGCGCGATCGGGATCTACGATATTCCCAAGGTCGACGTGACCACCGTCGCCGTTCATTCGCGTGGCGTCACCGCCGGATCCATGCGCGGCTATGGGACGCTGCAAACGATGACCGCGCTTGAGGTGTTGGTCGACGAGGCGGCGGCCGCGCTTCCGATCGATCCGATCGAGTTCCGCCGGCGCAACGCGTTGCGACCCGGCGGCCGGACAATGACCGGCAATCCTTATTCGGTCTCGGTGCGCACCCAGGAAATCCTCGACAAGCTCGATAAACATCCGATCTGGCGAACGCGTGTTGAAGAGAAGGCGCGTCCAAAACCAGGGTTCGTCGTCGGCGTCGGCGTCGCCTGCTCCGCCAAGGACTACGGAACGGGCGCGGATTGTACGCTCGGATCGATCGAGATCGATCCAAACGGCCGCATTTCGATTCACGGCGACGCAGTGGAGATGGGGAACGGCATCGGAACCGCTTTGGCCAATCGGGCCGCGCTGCATGTCGGCGGCATTGCCGACGAGGTGACGGTGGCGCAGGTCGACGTGTTCGACGCGCTCGAACTCACGACGTCCGGCGACGCCTACACAATCACCCAGACGGCCCAGGATGAGGCGGCGAAAAACCCGCGCTGGGTGCCGGCGATCAGTTCGGCGACCAGCGCTTCGATCGGCGCCCATGTCGGAACTCAGGCCGTCGCGGAAGCGGCGCGCATCATATTTCGCTTCGGACTTTGGCCCGCCGCGCTCTCGCTTTGGGGCATCGAATCGACCGATCCGAGAGCCAAGCAGTCGGATGAGGCCTACTGGCAGGGCGAGACTTTGATCATGACCGGGCTTTCCCCGCTGCCCTTGTCGGCGATTGCCGCAAAGGCGCATGCCCAGAAGGGCGTGACAGGCGCCATGGCGCACGCCTTTTCGCGCTGGGCATGGGCGCAGGGCGTATTTAACATCGCCGGCGAGGATTGGACGGCCGACATCGACGCGCTGGCGGTGCGCTACGGAGGCGGCAAGTTCACGCGCCTCCATCGCAAGATGGTCGCCTTTCCGCCCACCGACTACAATCGGATCGGCACGGCCTTTTCGTCGCTTTGCGGCACGCTGGTTCGCATCGAGATCGAGCGCGCGACAGGGGCGCTCCACATCGCGAGGGCCTATAGCGTATTGGAATGCGGCAAGGTGCTCGTTCCCGAGGTGGTGCTCGGGCAGGCGCAGGGCGGTTTTGCGATGGGCGTGGGTTACACACTGCTCGAGACTCTGCCCCCGTTTGAGGACGGGCCCGGCAATGGGCAATGGAATCTCGGCCAATATGTCGTGGCGCGCGGATCCGATTTGCCGCTGCATGATCTCGAGATCGAGATTCTGCCCCCGCTCGCATCGAACGAACCGCCGAAAGGCATGGCTGAGGTGGTGATGATTCCTGTCGTTCCGGCGCTGCTGAACGCCATCTTCGACGCGACAGGGCGCCGCTTCCAATCGCTGCCGGTCACGCA
- a CDS encoding multicopper oxidase domain-containing protein — MAVRANAAGDAAGQGVSSEFREPVTLASKDGVLEVRLTARQGAASLDTVAKPVQNFLLFDYEVIRGAPSDGKMSGGGLYPAPTLQVFPGETLIVHLDNALTDLTIADYFSPQYTATNGAVPLYPIQMKSSPVNLHVHGLHVSPKGNSDNVMLHIAAGMSNTYTYNIPTNMPQGAYWYHSHLHTLTGPQTYTGLAGLLSIGRTDGNLPAVTEKQIPIRNMLLQYNFVFDRAGGLAQLDDPDWPQYVSTIAPPKGDELAKGVYRPLLAPVNFAQSKVGATYFTVWYAGPLSISNDRGLFQTIPSNLQTFTAANGQTDKDVPADPTLPDSKRDVQFTVNGQFEPTIRSKPGQTEIWMLANISDFAYMSVQLTETATGRHPPIAIVGQDGNPSPAVHYPITENGTRLVISPASRYAIAVTMPPEGDLILEMPPRGGGAKTITAPGVLYANNGTENPPAVLGSLSVVPSAVSYVDGFFAFPTQLLARATPSQEKGVTTPFVEGQKLGAYTSFVELADATPDVKRQILISGGFLNDKATTADPKAFVYAFDSAAFPNMPLIQPRLDSVEEWKFINHNNDEHPIHVHVNDFQVVDYFDPTTGVRTGPDHFGADNSNAPAPTMQIDESVIQPGILSIRTRFDDYIGLFVMHCHRLNHEDNGLMALINVIPAVSSYAAAAPGGSGKPTEVRLFDGKDDRHIATVVPFPGYEGNVSIAMGDVDGDGVLDLVVGAGKDHAPEVVVYSGKRKSAKPFETELARFQAFPSEMRGGVSVTAAQIDGTTSDNIVVGSGPGSPSEVRVYGTNLPASPGVAPPIFSSFKPNADDKSGVSVAAGFVDFSTGRNSLVTASGPGSIAMVKVFVFPLTTAIAKGDAPKAAIDKPVNETAFLPFGPEYRGGVSIATGWLAGSLGGAKRIIVSQLADRGAVKVYSSGSALDGGPAMYVENPAQHDHGAKFREIASFEPFAGASGAQVATTSTTMGANLLVSATSPQGARVLKFDFVRADPKATVLQPALLGEIVPLEGARSVVVGGD, encoded by the coding sequence TTGGCGGTTCGAGCAAATGCCGCTGGCGACGCCGCGGGGCAGGGCGTTTCGTCCGAGTTTCGCGAGCCCGTAACGCTCGCGAGCAAGGATGGCGTCCTTGAGGTGAGGCTGACCGCGCGTCAGGGCGCGGCATCGCTCGATACGGTGGCCAAGCCTGTCCAGAACTTTTTGCTCTTCGATTATGAAGTGATCCGCGGCGCGCCGTCGGACGGAAAAATGTCAGGCGGCGGCCTCTATCCGGCGCCGACCTTGCAGGTTTTTCCAGGCGAGACCCTGATCGTACATCTCGACAACGCGCTGACCGACCTCACCATCGCGGACTACTTCAGTCCGCAATATACAGCGACGAACGGCGCCGTTCCGCTCTACCCGATACAAATGAAGTCGTCGCCGGTCAATTTGCATGTTCACGGCCTGCACGTCAGCCCGAAAGGCAATTCCGACAACGTCATGCTGCACATCGCGGCGGGAATGTCGAACACCTATACCTACAACATTCCAACCAACATGCCGCAGGGCGCCTACTGGTATCACAGCCACCTTCACACCTTGACAGGGCCGCAGACCTATACCGGTCTGGCTGGGCTTCTGTCGATCGGTCGAACGGACGGCAACCTCCCGGCAGTGACGGAAAAGCAGATCCCCATTCGTAACATGCTGCTTCAGTACAATTTCGTATTCGATCGCGCCGGCGGCCTGGCGCAACTCGACGATCCGGACTGGCCGCAATATGTCAGCACGATCGCCCCTCCCAAGGGCGACGAATTGGCGAAGGGCGTCTATCGCCCGCTGCTCGCCCCCGTCAACTTCGCCCAGTCCAAGGTTGGCGCGACCTATTTCACCGTCTGGTACGCGGGTCCGCTGTCGATCAGCAATGACCGTGGGCTTTTTCAGACGATTCCCAGCAATCTTCAAACGTTCACGGCGGCTAACGGCCAAACCGACAAGGACGTTCCGGCCGATCCGACGCTGCCGGACAGCAAGCGTGACGTTCAGTTCACGGTCAACGGACAGTTCGAACCGACGATCAGGAGCAAGCCGGGCCAGACCGAGATCTGGATGCTCGCGAATATCAGCGACTTTGCCTATATGAGCGTCCAGCTCACGGAGACCGCGACAGGACGGCACCCGCCGATCGCAATCGTGGGGCAGGACGGCAATCCCTCTCCCGCCGTGCATTACCCGATCACTGAAAACGGGACTCGTCTGGTGATCTCGCCTGCCAGCCGGTATGCGATCGCCGTGACGATGCCACCCGAAGGCGATCTGATCCTCGAGATGCCGCCGCGAGGCGGAGGCGCCAAGACCATCACGGCGCCCGGCGTGCTCTACGCCAACAATGGAACGGAAAATCCGCCCGCGGTGCTCGGTAGCCTCAGCGTAGTGCCTTCGGCCGTGAGCTATGTCGACGGGTTCTTCGCCTTTCCCACCCAGCTGCTGGCGCGGGCGACGCCCTCACAGGAAAAGGGTGTGACGACGCCCTTCGTCGAGGGGCAAAAGCTGGGCGCCTACACCTCCTTTGTCGAGCTGGCGGACGCCACGCCCGACGTAAAGCGGCAAATCCTGATTTCCGGCGGATTCCTGAACGACAAGGCGACGACGGCGGACCCGAAGGCCTTCGTCTACGCCTTCGATAGCGCCGCCTTCCCCAACATGCCGCTGATCCAGCCGCGCCTCGACTCGGTCGAGGAGTGGAAATTCATCAACCACAACAATGATGAGCACCCTATCCACGTCCACGTCAACGATTTCCAGGTGGTTGACTATTTCGATCCGACGACGGGCGTGCGCACGGGCCCCGACCATTTTGGCGCCGACAACAGCAACGCGCCGGCCCCGACCATGCAGATCGACGAGAGCGTGATCCAGCCGGGCATCCTGTCGATCCGCACGCGGTTTGACGATTATATCGGGCTGTTCGTTATGCATTGCCATCGCCTCAACCATGAGGACAACGGATTGATGGCGCTCATCAACGTCATTCCGGCGGTGTCCAGCTACGCGGCGGCGGCTCCGGGCGGCTCCGGCAAGCCGACGGAGGTTCGCCTGTTCGACGGCAAGGATGACCGTCATATCGCCACGGTGGTCCCCTTTCCCGGCTACGAAGGCAATGTCAGCATCGCCATGGGCGACGTCGATGGCGACGGCGTCCTCGACCTCGTCGTCGGCGCAGGCAAGGATCACGCGCCGGAAGTCGTCGTCTATTCCGGCAAGAGAAAATCCGCCAAGCCTTTCGAGACCGAACTGGCGCGGTTTCAAGCCTTCCCCTCTGAAATGCGCGGCGGCGTCTCGGTGACCGCCGCACAGATCGACGGAACGACGTCCGACAACATCGTGGTGGGTTCGGGCCCCGGTTCGCCAAGCGAAGTGCGGGTGTATGGCACAAATCTGCCGGCGTCGCCGGGCGTTGCGCCGCCGATCTTTTCGTCGTTCAAGCCGAATGCCGATGACAAGTCGGGCGTCAGCGTCGCGGCCGGTTTCGTGGATTTTTCGACCGGCCGGAACAGCCTCGTCACTGCTTCCGGTCCAGGAAGCATCGCCATGGTCAAGGTGTTCGTCTTTCCGCTGACGACGGCGATTGCGAAGGGCGATGCGCCGAAGGCGGCGATCGACAAGCCGGTCAACGAGACCGCGTTCCTGCCATTCGGCCCGGAGTACCGGGGCGGCGTCTCCATCGCGACGGGCTGGCTCGCCGGATCGCTCGGCGGCGCCAAGCGCATCATCGTCAGCCAACTCGCGGACAGGGGCGCCGTCAAGGTGTATTCGAGCGGTTCGGCGCTGGATGGGGGGCCCGCCATGTATGTGGAAAATCCTGCGCAGCACGATCATGGCGCCAAGTTCCGCGAGATCGCGAGCTTCGAGCCATTTGCCGGAGCCTCTGGCGCGCAGGTCGCCACGACGAGCACAACCATGGGCGCGAACCTGCTGGTGAGCGCAACATCCCCGCAAGGCGCGCGCGTCCTCAAATTCGATTTCGTCAGGGCGGACCCAAAGGCGACGGTTCTGCAGCCAGCGCTCCTGGGGGAGATCGTCCCCCTGGAAGGCGCGCGATCGGTCGTCGTCGGCGGCGACTAG
- a CDS encoding AAA family ATPase, with the protein MVDVAGATILRLKIERYRAFQKFDWFPKAGLNVILGGGDAGKTTVLEAIALFLNPSNAALVSDNDCRRRQRKDGFFIGAVISLPPDSSIATQSRPAFPWEWDGKSVQQVPAKRNGMRAAP; encoded by the coding sequence TTGGTCGATGTCGCAGGCGCCACGATTCTCCGTTTGAAAATCGAGCGCTATCGCGCCTTCCAAAAGTTCGACTGGTTCCCAAAGGCCGGCTTGAACGTGATCCTCGGCGGCGGCGACGCTGGCAAGACCACCGTCCTCGAAGCGATCGCCCTGTTCCTCAATCCGAGCAACGCTGCCCTTGTGTCTGACAATGACTGTCGGCGACGTCAGCGCAAGGACGGGTTCTTCATTGGCGCCGTGATCAGCCTCCCGCCGGACAGCAGCATCGCCACTCAGTCGCGTCCGGCGTTCCCATGGGAGTGGGATGGCAAATCAGTCCAGCAGGTGCCCGCTAAGCGCAATGGCATGCGCGCGGCCCCGTGA
- a CDS encoding tyrosine-type recombinase/integrase, whose protein sequence is MGRSEYDPSAQERRPWNAGRKLGAKRALRPQQVWVIRFWLDRERRLRDRAMFDLAIDSKLRGCDVVKVKISDLVSGGRVRSCAIVIQQKTGRPVQFELLEPARGSILASLEDFVFPSRVDHTDHISTRQYARLVDEWVTGIGLRPEDYGPYSLRRTKASIVYKQTGNLRAVQILLGHTKIESTVRYLGVDVEDALALAEGTEV, encoded by the coding sequence ATGGGACGCTCAGAATATGACCCGAGTGCCCAAGAGCGGCGCCCATGGAACGCGGGCCGGAAGCTTGGCGCCAAACGCGCGCTGAGGCCGCAGCAGGTTTGGGTCATCCGGTTCTGGCTGGATCGAGAGCGGCGACTTCGCGACCGTGCGATGTTCGATCTCGCGATCGACAGCAAGCTGCGGGGATGCGACGTCGTCAAGGTCAAGATCAGCGATCTCGTCAGCGGTGGCCGGGTTCGCTCGTGCGCGATCGTCATTCAGCAGAAGACCGGCCGACCCGTTCAGTTCGAGCTCCTCGAACCCGCTCGAGGCAGTATTCTGGCATCGCTCGAGGATTTTGTCTTTCCGAGCCGGGTCGATCATACGGATCACATCAGCACGCGGCAATATGCTCGACTCGTCGACGAATGGGTAACCGGAATCGGATTGCGCCCGGAGGACTACGGCCCTTATTCGCTGCGTCGAACCAAGGCGTCGATCGTTTACAAGCAGACGGGCAATTTGCGGGCCGTGCAGATCTTGCTCGGCCATACGAAGATCGAAAGCACCGTTCGGTACCTCGGCGTTGACGTAGAGGATGCGCTCGCCCTCGCAGAGGGCACGGAGGTATAG